The following are encoded together in the Octopus sinensis linkage group LG15, ASM634580v1, whole genome shotgun sequence genome:
- the LOC115219979 gene encoding protein transport protein SFT2 gives MADLGKDLKEYLSRSSSSIMMSSSFDKNEENVNTSESSSLKNGFKYLFSRSGAGERNGEATDANSWFTKAQSDPLLPSLTKKQRILGFVTFLLMGTLFFSLSFLYIPLIVLRARKFSLLFTFGSLFFLMSFSLLWGPVNHLRHLFSAGRLPFTCMYFTTLFGTLYFAVWLKYTMLTVIFATGQVITLVWFVVSYIPGGQSGLKFFSKLFYAAASKTAEKTLPV, from the coding sequence ATGGCAGACCTCGGCAAGGATTTAAAAGAGTATCTGTCTCGATCTTCCAGCAGTATTATGATGAGTTCTTCGTTTGATAAAAACGAAGAAAATGTAAACACAAGTGAATCGAGTTCCCTTAAAAATGGCTTCAAATACTTATTTAGTCGATCGGGTGCTGGAGAGCGTAACGGTGAGGCCACCGATGCCAACAGTTGGTTCACCAAAGCGCAGTCGGACCCCTTGCTGCCGTCACTCACCAAAAAACAGAGGATCCTTGGCTTTGTTACCTTTCTTCTGATGGgtactcttttcttctctctctcattcctctaCATTCCTTTGATTGTTCTGAGGGCCAGAAAATTCTCCCTGTTATTTACATTCGGGAGTCTGTTTTTCTTAATGAGCTTCTCACTCCTTTGGGGACCCGTAAATCATCTTCGCCACTTATTTTCCGCTGGTCGGCTCCCATTCACATGCATGTACTTCACAACATTGTTCGGAACTCTTTACTTCGCAGTCTGGTTAAAATATACCATGTTAACGGTGATTTTTGCTACAGGTCAGGTCATTACTCTGGTTTGGTTCGTTGTCAGTTACATTCCAGGTGGACAATCTGGACTGAAATTCTTCTCCAAACTGTTTTATGCGGCAGCTTCAAAGACAGCCGAGAAAACCCTACCTGTATGA
- the LOC115219689 gene encoding zinc finger BED domain-containing protein 5-like — protein MIKDSKTFLKNPFVFDVSNLPTEDNLIQEQFIDLANDRGAKCFFCEMSCSNFWIEMAQSYLDVVKISLKLLMPFPTTYECETTFSTFFAIKTKSQNQLDVTSEMMVAFSRTEPNSEELVTLL, from the exons atgatcaaagattcAAAAACATTCCTGAA GAACCCCTTTGTATTCGATGTTAGCAATTTACCAACAGAAGACAATTTAATTCAAGAACAGTTCATTGATTTGGCCAATGATCGAGGTGCAAAATGTTTTTTCTGTGAAATGAGCTGTTCTAACTTTTGGATTGAAATGGCACAGTCATATCTTGATGTTGTGAAGATCTCTCTTAAACTATTGATGCCATTTCCAACTACCTATGAGTGTGAGACCACGTTTTCCACTTTCTTTGCCATCAAAACTAAGTCACAAAATCAACTGGATGTCACTTCAGAAATGATGGTTGCTTTCTCCAGAACAGAGCCGAACTCAGAAGAGCTGGTTACTTTGCTGTAA